From Egibacteraceae bacterium, the proteins below share one genomic window:
- a CDS encoding YbhB/YbcL family Raf kinase inhibitor-like protein yields MIGAAMHIQALTITSPAFAWGEQIPRRHTADGDDVSPALEFRGIPAGTRSLAVICHDPDAPMAHGFTHWVVYAIPPEVTAIPEGGAGDHPQGTNDFGKTGYGGPAPPAGHGTHHYYFWLYALDEEVGAAPALTRRELLDRMEGHIIEQNRLVGTYER; encoded by the coding sequence ATGATCGGAGCGGCGATGCACATCCAGGCCCTGACCATCACCAGTCCCGCCTTCGCGTGGGGCGAGCAGATCCCCAGGCGGCACACCGCGGACGGGGACGACGTCTCCCCGGCGCTCGAGTTCCGCGGGATCCCGGCGGGGACGCGCTCGCTGGCGGTGATCTGCCACGATCCCGACGCACCGATGGCGCACGGGTTCACCCACTGGGTCGTGTACGCCATCCCGCCGGAGGTCACCGCCATCCCGGAGGGCGGTGCCGGTGACCACCCCCAGGGCACGAACGACTTCGGCAAGACCGGCTACGGGGGTCCCGCCCCGCCCGCCGGCCACGGCACGCATCACTACTACTTCTGGTTGTACGCTCTCGACGAGGAGGTCGGTGCCGCCCCGGCCCTGACCCGCAGGGAGCTGCTGGACCGCATGGAGGGCCACATCATCGAGCAGAACCGCCTCGTCGGCACCTACGAGCGGTGA
- a CDS encoding ion transporter, whose amino-acid sequence MDSGTTTSRDRDRADELEGRFTVPVILAALASVPAMFLTALEGRPAQVGTAINYATLAVFVAEAVVLFVLAGDRRRWLRDHWLLTGVALATVPAVVFAVGPVQVLRLIRFVGALRVLRVRRIFKAGRILRERAGVSGRLATAVAVAVTVLAAAFVAIVLSDPTGQTRRLLDQSVVPAVQHVGLLPTVVAGLLLAGATVVVWRARRQEAAAEAEERAD is encoded by the coding sequence ATGGACAGCGGCACGACGACATCCCGTGACCGCGACCGCGCCGATGAGCTCGAGGGACGGTTCACCGTCCCGGTGATCCTGGCAGCGCTCGCATCGGTCCCGGCGATGTTCCTCACCGCCCTCGAAGGGCGACCGGCCCAGGTCGGCACGGCCATCAACTACGCGACCCTGGCCGTGTTCGTCGCGGAGGCGGTGGTCCTCTTCGTCCTGGCCGGTGACCGGCGTCGGTGGCTGCGCGACCACTGGCTGCTCACCGGCGTCGCCCTGGCGACCGTGCCGGCGGTGGTCTTCGCCGTCGGCCCGGTCCAGGTGCTGCGCCTGATCCGCTTCGTCGGCGCCCTGCGCGTGCTCCGGGTCCGCCGGATCTTCAAGGCTGGCCGCATCCTGCGGGAGCGTGCCGGCGTGAGCGGGCGGCTGGCCACGGCCGTGGCGGTGGCGGTCACGGTCCTGGCCGCGGCCTTCGTCGCCATCGTGCTGTCGGACCCGACCGGGCAGACCCGCCGGCTCCTCGACCAGTCGGTCGTCCCGGCGGTCCAGCACGTCGGGTTGCTGCCCACGGTCGTGGCGGGCCTCCTGCTGGCCGGCGCCACCGTCGTGGTCTGGCGGGCCCGCCGGCAGGAGGCCGCAGCCGAGGCCGAGGAGCGCGCCGATTAG
- a CDS encoding YqgE/AlgH family protein has product MNDDTLRGRLVVATPALADGNFAHAVVLLLEHSAEGAVGVIVNRPTETPLATSVPEWASLAAEPTLLFLGGPVQPEAVIALARMYGPTEDVEQILPGVGVVDLSGDPTRIGAAIAGVRVFAGYAGWGAGQLEDEIAGGSWFVVDARPEDVFSDEPETVWRGVLRRQGGVFTTIPPDPTAN; this is encoded by the coding sequence ATGAACGACGACACCCTGCGCGGCCGTCTCGTCGTGGCGACGCCGGCCCTCGCCGACGGCAACTTCGCCCACGCGGTCGTGTTGCTGCTCGAGCACAGCGCCGAGGGCGCCGTCGGCGTGATCGTCAACCGTCCGACCGAGACGCCGCTGGCGACGTCCGTGCCCGAGTGGGCGTCCCTGGCCGCCGAGCCCACGCTGCTGTTCCTCGGGGGGCCCGTGCAGCCCGAGGCGGTCATCGCGCTGGCGCGCATGTACGGCCCCACCGAGGACGTGGAGCAGATCCTGCCCGGCGTCGGCGTCGTGGATCTGTCGGGCGACCCCACCCGCATCGGCGCGGCGATCGCGGGCGTGCGGGTCTTCGCCGGCTACGCGGGGTGGGGCGCCGGTCAGCTCGAGGACGAGATCGCCGGCGGGAGCTGGTTCGTGGTCGATGCGCGACCCGAGGACGTCTTCAGCGACGAGCCGGAGACGGTCTGGCGTGGCGTGCTGCGCCGGCAGGGCGGGGTGTTCACCACCATCCCCCCCGACCCGACCGCCAACTAA
- a CDS encoding NYN domain-containing protein translates to MAAHPDRRLLVDAMNVIGSRPDGWWRDRDGAARRLVDALAQLHAADGDAVTVVLDGRPVPGLAEGDHAGVAVRYARRRGPDAADDRIVELLGDCADPRAWTVVTSDRALRERSEALGAVVVGAGTLLARLP, encoded by the coding sequence ATGGCCGCACATCCCGACCGGCGACTGCTCGTCGACGCCATGAACGTCATCGGCTCGCGCCCGGACGGCTGGTGGCGCGACCGGGACGGCGCGGCGCGGCGGCTGGTCGACGCCCTCGCGCAGCTGCACGCCGCCGACGGCGACGCCGTCACCGTCGTCCTGGACGGGCGACCGGTGCCCGGCCTCGCGGAGGGCGACCACGCCGGTGTGGCCGTGCGCTACGCCCGCCGGCGCGGCCCTGATGCCGCCGACGACCGCATCGTCGAGCTGCTCGGCGACTGCGCCGACCCGCGTGCCTGGACGGTGGTGACCTCCGACCGGGCGCTGCGCGAGCGGAGCGAGGCGCTCGGCGCGGTCGTCGTGGGCGCCGGGACGCTGCTGGCGCGCCTGCCATGA
- a CDS encoding YbaK/EbsC family protein, producing MTAADSGRAERAVIAALDALGADYELIRIDPAYANTAVFCDRYGYPPETSANCIVVASKTAEPRHAACVVQATRRLDVNGTVRRRLGVRKASFAPAEETVALTGMLPDGVTPFGLPGDLPLWVDEDVVAHASVVVGGGSRALKIRVATEAFGRIPGAEVVAGLAKPPG from the coding sequence ATGACCGCGGCCGACAGCGGGCGGGCCGAGCGGGCGGTGATCGCGGCCCTCGACGCGCTGGGCGCCGACTACGAGCTGATCAGGATCGACCCTGCCTACGCGAACACGGCCGTCTTCTGCGACCGCTACGGCTATCCGCCGGAGACCTCGGCCAACTGCATCGTGGTCGCGAGCAAGACCGCCGAGCCCCGCCACGCCGCGTGCGTGGTGCAGGCCACGCGCCGCCTGGACGTCAACGGCACGGTCCGCCGCCGCCTCGGCGTGCGCAAGGCGTCGTTCGCGCCGGCCGAGGAGACCGTCGCGCTGACCGGCATGCTGCCGGACGGCGTCACGCCCTTCGGGCTGCCCGGCGACCTGCCGCTGTGGGTGGACGAGGACGTGGTCGCCCACGCGTCGGTCGTCGTGGGCGGTGGCAGCCGTGCCCTGAAGATCCGCGTGGCCACCGAGGCGTTCGGCCGCATCCCGGGTGCGGAGGTCGTGGCCGGACTGGCCAAGCCCCCCGGTTGA
- a CDS encoding thioredoxin family protein encodes MAATSTMMPLGTPAPPFSLADPDGKVTSLDDLAGAPALLVMFLCNHCPYVRHVRETLAALTTEYRDRGVAVVGINANDADAFPDDAPARMVEEAAEAGYTFPYLVDETQEVARAYGAACTPDFFVFDADQRLAYRGQMDGSRPRSGEPVTGADLRAALDALLAGEPVPDEQHPSMGCSIKWRPGNAPA; translated from the coding sequence GTGGCCGCAACCTCCACGATGATGCCGCTCGGCACGCCCGCCCCGCCGTTCAGCCTGGCCGATCCCGACGGCAAGGTCACGTCCCTGGACGACCTGGCCGGCGCGCCCGCGCTGCTCGTCATGTTCCTGTGCAACCACTGCCCCTACGTCCGCCACGTCCGCGAGACGCTGGCGGCCCTCACCACCGAGTACCGCGACCGGGGGGTGGCCGTGGTGGGCATCAACGCCAACGACGCCGACGCCTTCCCCGACGACGCGCCGGCGCGCATGGTCGAGGAGGCCGCGGAGGCGGGGTACACGTTTCCCTACCTCGTCGACGAGACGCAGGAGGTCGCCAGGGCCTACGGTGCCGCCTGCACGCCGGACTTCTTCGTCTTCGACGCCGACCAGCGCCTGGCCTACCGCGGCCAGATGGACGGGTCGCGACCCCGCAGCGGCGAGCCCGTCACCGGCGCGGACCTGCGCGCCGCCCTGGACGCCCTCCTGGCCGGTGAGCCGGTCCCCGACGAGCAGCACCCCAGCATGGGCTGCTCGATCAAGTGGCGTCCCGGCAACGCCCCCGCATGA
- a CDS encoding quinone oxidoreductase, with protein MRAIQVRQTGGPEVLRPVELDAPTPGPGQAVVAVEAAGVNFIDTYQRSGDYPVGLPAIPGSEGAGTVVAVAEGVDGLRPGDRVAWSGQPGSYAEQVVADVDGLVAVPEGVDTPTAAAVMLQGMTAHYLATSTFPLAPGHTALVHAGAGGVGHLLVQVAKRRGAQVVATVSTAEKAELARTAGADEVIRYTEVDFAEEATRLYGHGVDVVYDSVGRDTFIRSMDCVRPRGMVVLFGQSSGPVAPLDLQVLARNGSLYLTRPTLGHYVADPAELRRRAGDLFAWIVAGELDVRIDRTFPLAEAADAHRYIEGRRTRGKLLLAP; from the coding sequence ATGCGCGCGATCCAGGTCCGGCAGACGGGAGGTCCCGAGGTCCTGCGCCCTGTCGAGCTCGACGCACCCACCCCGGGCCCCGGCCAGGCCGTGGTCGCGGTCGAGGCCGCCGGTGTCAACTTCATCGACACCTACCAGCGCAGCGGGGACTACCCCGTCGGGCTGCCGGCGATCCCCGGCTCCGAGGGCGCCGGGACCGTCGTGGCCGTCGCCGAGGGCGTCGACGGACTGCGCCCGGGGGACCGCGTGGCCTGGTCGGGGCAGCCGGGCAGCTACGCCGAGCAGGTGGTCGCCGACGTCGACGGCCTGGTGGCCGTGCCGGAGGGTGTCGACACCCCCACCGCGGCCGCGGTCATGCTGCAGGGGATGACCGCCCACTACCTGGCGACGTCCACCTTCCCCCTGGCGCCGGGGCACACCGCCCTCGTGCACGCCGGTGCGGGCGGGGTCGGTCACCTGCTCGTCCAGGTCGCCAAGCGCCGTGGGGCCCAGGTCGTGGCCACGGTGTCCACCGCCGAGAAGGCCGAGCTGGCCCGCACGGCGGGCGCCGACGAGGTGATCCGCTACACCGAGGTCGACTTCGCCGAGGAGGCCACGCGGCTGTACGGGCACGGGGTCGACGTCGTCTACGACTCGGTCGGGCGCGACACGTTCATCCGGAGCATGGACTGCGTGCGGCCACGGGGCATGGTCGTGCTCTTCGGCCAGTCCAGCGGCCCGGTCGCGCCGCTGGACCTGCAGGTGCTCGCCAGGAACGGGTCGCTGTACCTGACCCGTCCGACGCTGGGCCACTACGTCGCGGACCCCGCCGAGCTGCGCCGGCGGGCCGGCGACCTGTTCGCGTGGATCGTCGCCGGGGAGCTCGACGTGCGCATCGACCGGACCTTCCCGCTGGCCGAGGCTGCCGACGCCCACCGTTACATCGAGGGGCGCCGGACCCGGGGCAAGCTGCTCCTGGCACCCTGA